The DNA segment TGTCGAGGATCCCCGGCAGCCCCTCCAACCGTTTCTGGCTGTACATGCTCCCCGGCCTGCTCATGCTGCTGTGGATCATCATCATTCCGGCGGTCTGGAACATCTACCTCAGCTTCACCAACTACCGCGGCATCAAACCGCCCAAGTTCATCGGCCTCGACAACTGGGCACGACTGATGAAGGACACCACGTTCTGGGTGTCGTTCCGCAACTCGATCTGGATGATCATCGCCATGGTGGTCGTACCGATCCTGCTCGGCTTGATCCTCTCCTCGCTGGTATTCGACGTGGTGCAGAAGAAGTTCGGCACGAAGGCCGCCTCCACCATGCGCGCCATCTACTACTTCCCGCAGCTGCTGCCGATTGCGGTCGCCTCCCTGGTCATGGGCTGGATCTTCCGCCCGGAAAACGGCGCGTTGAACGCGTTGCTCAAGGCGATAGGCCTCGGCGGATTGCAACATGATTGGCTCGGCAAACCCGACACCTCGCTGATCTTCCTGATGCTCATCATGATCTGGATCCAGGTCGGCTACCCGCTGGTCATCTTCATGTCCGGCCTGCAGCGCGTCGATCCGGAACTGTACGAGGCCGCCAGCCTCGACGGCGCCAACTGGTGGCAGCGCTTCCTCGCCATCACTCTGCCGTCCATCAAGCCGGAGATCTTCGTGGTCGCACTGACCTGCACCATCGCCGCACTCAAGGTGTTCGGCCCGGTCTACATGCTGACCAAGGGCGGCCCCGGCACCAGCACCATCGTGCCGTCGTACTACTCCTACGTGCAGTTCTTCCAGTCCCAGCAGGTCGGCTACGGCGCCGCGATCGCAACCGCGCTGACCGTCGTCATCATCGTCGTCGCCATTATCTTCACGAACCTTCAGGAGAAGGTCGCGAAGGAAGATGAGGAGTAAGGATCATGACTTCCGCAACCAATATCCCCGTGCATATCAAGAAAAACCGCACCGCAGGCGACTGGGTGATCCTCATCCTGCTCATCGTGGGCGGCCTGGTCATGCTGTTCCCGTTTATCGTGCTGCTGCTCAACGCGTTCAAGACGACCGCCGACTACAATTCGTCCGGCCCGCTGTCCTGGCCGCATGAATTCAGCACCGACGGTCTGATGAAATTCTGGAACCGCGTCAACTACCCCGAAAAGCTGTGGAACAGCATCTGGACCTCCGGCCTCGTGGCGGTGCTCGCCGTGATCCTCTCCATGCTCAACGCCTTCGCGCTGGGCATCGGCCGGGTCAAGGGCCGCCGTTGGATCGTGCTGCTCATCATGCTCGCCAACATGCTGCCGCAGGAAGCCATGCTGTACCCGCTGTACATCATGTTCAAGAAGATCGGCCTGTACAACTCGCCATGGGCAATCGTGATCATCTTCACGGTCATCCAAAGCGCCTTCGGCACCTACCTGCTTTCGTCGGTGTACGGCACGTTCCCCAAGTCCATCCTTGAAGCGGCGTCGATTGACGGCGCAAGCCGCTGGACCATCTTCCGCAAGATCGTGTTCCCGATCTCCAAGCCGACGCTGAGCGTCATGCTCGTCTTCTTCTTCATCTGGACGTGGAACGAGTACATGATCCCGATGGCCTTCCTCATCGACAATTCGACGCAGACCATCCCGATCGCGGTCAGCTCGCTGACCGGTGACCGTCTGATGGATGTGACGACGACCGCCGCCGCATCGCTGATCAGCATCGTGCCGACCCTCATCTTCTACTTGATCTTCCAGCGCACGCTGTCCCGCGGCATCACCGCCGGCGCGGTCAAGTAGCACCAACAAACCAACCACCATTCATTCCCGGCTCCGGAAGTCCTTTTCTCTCTTCCTGTCCGGAGCCGGGATTACACCATCACACACCCCATCACACATCACCAGGAGCAACAACAATGAAGTTCACCAATGGTTACTGGCTGACCCGCGACGGCGTCGACGCCCTGTACGCACGCGAAGCCTACGAGCTCGGCATCGGCGAGGACAAGGAAAGCCTGAACATCCTCGCCCCGACCTCTGTGGTCCGCGGCCGTTACGACACCCTCAACCTGCCCACTTTCAACATCGACGTGACCTCGCCCGCCGAAGGCGTGATCCGCGTGACCGCCGGCCATTGGCAGGGCGCGACCGACCAGCCCGGATTCCCGCTGCACGCCGATCAGCCGGGCGACCGCGCTTACGTCCACGCCGACGCGGACGGCAACGGCGATGGCGAAGTGGGCCAGAACGGTGCGAGCGTCTCGCTGACCTCCGGCGGCCTGACCGCCAAGGTGGTCAAGGGCTCGCCGTGGAACCTGACCCTCCTCGACGAGCACGGCAAGGTGCTCACCGAATCCTCCGGCAAGTCGCTCGGCAGATTCGCGTTGAACAAGCTGTCCAACGTCACCGCGCAGCCGGTCGGCGAGTTCGGTGTGACTATGGATGGCTCCGCATACGACGAATCCGACGTGTTCACCGGCATCCAGCTGCATCTCGGCGTCGGCGAGAACGTTTACGGTTTCGGCGAGCGCTTCGGCGCGTATGTGAAGAACGGCCAGACCGTCGACATTTGGAACGAGGATGGCGGCACCGCCTCCGAGCAGGGGTATAAGGATATTCCGTTCTACATGACCTCTAACGGCTATGGCGTGCTGGTGAACAACCGCGGCCACGTCTCGTTCGAGGTCGGTTCCGAGAACACGGAGGCCGTGCAGTTCTCCGTTCCCGGCGAAACCATCGACTTCTGCGTGATCTATGGCCCGACCCCCAAGCAGATCCTCGACCGTTACACCGCGTTGGTGGGCCGCCCCGCCAACGTGCCGGCCTGGAGCTACGGCCTGTGGCTGACCACCTCGTTCACCACCAAGTACGACGAGAAGACCATCAACTCCTTCATCGACGGCATGGCCGAACGCGACATCCCGCTGAGCGCTTTCCACTACGACTGCTATTGGATGCGCGAGTTTCATTGGACCGATTTCGAATGGGATAAGCGGTTCTTCGGCGATATCGAAACGACCCTCAAGCGTCTGCACGAGGACAAGGGCCTGCATATCTGCGCGTGGATCAACCCGTATATCGGCCAGCGCGGCTCCATGTTCAAGGAAGGCAAGGAGAAGGGTTACCTGGTCAGGAAGCCGAATGGCGAGATCTGGCAGACCGACTTCTGGCAGGCGGGCATGGGTTTGGTGGACTTCACCAATCCGGATGCGCGCGAATGGTTCAAGGGCAAGGTCAAGAAGCTGCTGAATCAGGGCGTGGATGCCATCAAGACCGATTTCGGCGAGCGTATTCCGCGTGACGTGGTCTGGTATGACGGTTCCCCGAAGCTGTCGATGCACAACTGGTACACGCAGCTGTACAACCAGACGGTGTTCGAGGCCATCGAGGAGACGTACGGCAAGGGCAAGGCGTGCCTGTTCGCACGTTCCGCGACCGTGGGCGGCCAGCAGCAGCCGGTGCATTGGGGCGGCGACTGCGAGTCGACGTTCAACGGCATGGCGCAGACGCTGCGTGCGGGTCTGTCGCTCACGAGCTCCGGCTTCGGGTTCTGGAGCCATGATATCGGCGGCTTCGAAGGCGCTCGCCCGGATCCGGCGGTGTACAAGCGTTGGGTCGCGTTCGGTCTGCTCGGCTCCCACTCCCGTATGCACGGTTCCACCGTGTACCGTGTGCCGTGGCTGTTCGATGAGGAGGATGAGAAGAACGGCGTGGTCAACGCGCCCGGCCAGACCGCCGTGGATGTGGCCCGCACCTTCACCAAGCTCAAGCTGTCCCTGATGCCGTACGTGTATCAGACGGGCCTGCAGCCGCATCTGCACGGCACTCCGGTCATGCGTTCGATGTTCGTGGAATTCCCGGACGATCCGACCTGCCGTACGCTCGACCGTCAGTACATGTTCGGTCCGGATCTGCTGGTGGCCCCGGTGTTCACCTATTCGGGCGACGTGGAGTACTACCTGCCGGCCGGCGTGTGGACGAACTGGTTCACCGGCGAGAAGGTGGTTTCCGAGCATGGCGTGTGGCGCAACGAGCGTCACGGCTTCGACACCATCCCGCTGTGGGTGCGTGACGGCAGCGTGCTGGTCACCAAGCCGGGTGCCGAAACCCCGGAGTACGACTACGGCAAGGATGCGCTGGTGTCCGTGTTCCTCGACGGCGTCTATGCCGCCGAAGCGGTGGTCACGGAGACGGACGGCTCGTCGGTGACGTTCTCGGCTCGTCGCACCGCCGATGGCGTGGAGGTGTCCAGTTCGGATGGTCGCACGTTCACCGCGCGTCTGGGCTTCGGTGAAACCGTCGCCGCCCCGGAAGGCAAGGTGGTGCTGTGACCCGATGTGATTGGTAGCTTCCTCAAGTAGTCCGGCAGGCCCGGCTGGAATGTTCGTCCATGGGAACGTTCCGGCCGGGCCTTCCTTTGTTTGGGGGCGCGGAGGATTGCCGGGAATCGTCTCGTTGGGCATATGTTGGGTACTCGTTGGGCACACAGTGGGGAATACTGGGCGGTATGGAGAGCATGAGCGCACTGCCGGGGAACGGCGAGAACGAAGGCATGGAACACGACGTGGAAACGAACGGATTCGACGGTCGGAACGATGGTCGGAATGATGACGGTTCCGCCGGATTCGGCGGACTGGTGGCGGGTGCGGATATCCCGCAGGGCACGGTGGTGCTGGCCGCGACGCCGATCGGCAACACCGCCGACGCTTCCGCCAGGCTGATCGCGCTCATGGAGCACGCCGACATCGTCGCCGCCGAGGACACCCGCCGCCTGTACGACCTGGCGAACCGTCTCGGCGTGCACGTGAACGGCCGCGTGGTCGCCTACCACGACCACAACGAACGCGATAAGGCCGACGGCCTGCTCGACAACGTAGAAACCGGTGCGACCGTGCTGGTGGTTTCCGACGCCGGCATGCCCACCATCAACGATCCCGGTCTGGCCATCGTGCGCCGCGCCATCGAACGCAACCTGCCCGTCACCTGCGCCCCCGGCCCCAGCGCCGTACTCGACGCATTGTGCCTGTCCGGCCTGCCCACCGACCGCTTCTGCTACGAAGGATTCCTGCCACGCAAGCACGCCGAGCGCATGCAGCATCTGCGCATGCTCAAGTCGGAACCGCGCACCATCGTGTTCTATGAGACGCTGCACCGCATCGCCGACTCCATGGACGACCTGCTGGAATCCTTCGGCCCGAACCGCCGCATGGCGTTGTGCCGCGAACTCACCAAGAATTACGAGCAGATCCGCCGCGGCACCATCGCCGAAATCCACGACAGCGTAGTGAACGATCCACCGCGCGGCGAAATGGTGCTGGTGATCGAAGGCGCCTCCGACGAGGAAATCAACGCGAACGCACCCAGCGTGCTCAGCACCGAGGATCTGGCCCGGCTGGCCATCGACAAGGCGCAGCACGAAGGCCTGCGCATCAAGGAGGCCATCACCCAGGTGGTTGCCGAGCACCCGCTGCCGGACGGCTCCCTGCCGAACCGCAAGCAGGTGTATGCAGCCGTATTGGCGATCAAAGACAAGTAAGGCTGAACCCATAGAGGGAAGCGGTCAGGCGGCGGCCCCGGAAACGGTAGGCCCGGAGGCGGAA comes from the Bifidobacterium angulatum DSM 20098 = JCM 7096 genome and includes:
- a CDS encoding carbohydrate ABC transporter permease, whose translation is MNAHTKKTRPRGQQPTVREKGMSRIPGSPSNRFWLYMLPGLLMLLWIIIIPAVWNIYLSFTNYRGIKPPKFIGLDNWARLMKDTTFWVSFRNSIWMIIAMVVVPILLGLILSSLVFDVVQKKFGTKAASTMRAIYYFPQLLPIAVASLVMGWIFRPENGALNALLKAIGLGGLQHDWLGKPDTSLIFLMLIMIWIQVGYPLVIFMSGLQRVDPELYEAASLDGANWWQRFLAITLPSIKPEIFVVALTCTIAALKVFGPVYMLTKGGPGTSTIVPSYYSYVQFFQSQQVGYGAAIATALTVVIIVVAIIFTNLQEKVAKEDEE
- a CDS encoding carbohydrate ABC transporter permease, translating into MTSATNIPVHIKKNRTAGDWVILILLIVGGLVMLFPFIVLLLNAFKTTADYNSSGPLSWPHEFSTDGLMKFWNRVNYPEKLWNSIWTSGLVAVLAVILSMLNAFALGIGRVKGRRWIVLLIMLANMLPQEAMLYPLYIMFKKIGLYNSPWAIVIIFTVIQSAFGTYLLSSVYGTFPKSILEAASIDGASRWTIFRKIVFPISKPTLSVMLVFFFIWTWNEYMIPMAFLIDNSTQTIPIAVSSLTGDRLMDVTTTAAASLISIVPTLIFYLIFQRTLSRGITAGAVK
- the yicI gene encoding alpha-xylosidase, with the translated sequence MKFTNGYWLTRDGVDALYAREAYELGIGEDKESLNILAPTSVVRGRYDTLNLPTFNIDVTSPAEGVIRVTAGHWQGATDQPGFPLHADQPGDRAYVHADADGNGDGEVGQNGASVSLTSGGLTAKVVKGSPWNLTLLDEHGKVLTESSGKSLGRFALNKLSNVTAQPVGEFGVTMDGSAYDESDVFTGIQLHLGVGENVYGFGERFGAYVKNGQTVDIWNEDGGTASEQGYKDIPFYMTSNGYGVLVNNRGHVSFEVGSENTEAVQFSVPGETIDFCVIYGPTPKQILDRYTALVGRPANVPAWSYGLWLTTSFTTKYDEKTINSFIDGMAERDIPLSAFHYDCYWMREFHWTDFEWDKRFFGDIETTLKRLHEDKGLHICAWINPYIGQRGSMFKEGKEKGYLVRKPNGEIWQTDFWQAGMGLVDFTNPDAREWFKGKVKKLLNQGVDAIKTDFGERIPRDVVWYDGSPKLSMHNWYTQLYNQTVFEAIEETYGKGKACLFARSATVGGQQQPVHWGGDCESTFNGMAQTLRAGLSLTSSGFGFWSHDIGGFEGARPDPAVYKRWVAFGLLGSHSRMHGSTVYRVPWLFDEEDEKNGVVNAPGQTAVDVARTFTKLKLSLMPYVYQTGLQPHLHGTPVMRSMFVEFPDDPTCRTLDRQYMFGPDLLVAPVFTYSGDVEYYLPAGVWTNWFTGEKVVSEHGVWRNERHGFDTIPLWVRDGSVLVTKPGAETPEYDYGKDALVSVFLDGVYAAEAVVTETDGSSVTFSARRTADGVEVSSSDGRTFTARLGFGETVAAPEGKVVL
- the rsmI gene encoding 16S rRNA (cytidine(1402)-2'-O)-methyltransferase — encoded protein: MESMSALPGNGENEGMEHDVETNGFDGRNDGRNDDGSAGFGGLVAGADIPQGTVVLAATPIGNTADASARLIALMEHADIVAAEDTRRLYDLANRLGVHVNGRVVAYHDHNERDKADGLLDNVETGATVLVVSDAGMPTINDPGLAIVRRAIERNLPVTCAPGPSAVLDALCLSGLPTDRFCYEGFLPRKHAERMQHLRMLKSEPRTIVFYETLHRIADSMDDLLESFGPNRRMALCRELTKNYEQIRRGTIAEIHDSVVNDPPRGEMVLVIEGASDEEINANAPSVLSTEDLARLAIDKAQHEGLRIKEAITQVVAEHPLPDGSLPNRKQVYAAVLAIKDK